In the genome of Tepidisphaeraceae bacterium, one region contains:
- a CDS encoding SdpI family protein, which translates to MDPIAITIGISWTVVGLLCIALAIPLVRGHVGRNAFYGVRFPQSFQSDDAWVAINRFGGKRLVVWSIPLMLIGLVAFFLPLQSNTSLTLLFGFAPLIFVLMPVFEAWRFAKQYPSKS; encoded by the coding sequence ATGGACCCCATTGCGATCACGATTGGCATCAGTTGGACGGTGGTAGGGTTGTTGTGCATCGCGCTGGCCATCCCGCTGGTGCGGGGGCATGTTGGTCGGAACGCGTTCTACGGGGTTCGATTTCCCCAATCGTTCCAATCCGATGACGCGTGGGTGGCCATCAACCGGTTTGGTGGAAAGCGGCTGGTCGTGTGGTCGATCCCGCTGATGCTCATTGGCCTGGTCGCGTTTTTTCTCCCGCTACAGTCGAACACCAGTCTCACGCTCTTGTTTGGCTTCGCGCCGCTGATCTTCGTGCTGATGCCAGTTTTCGAGGCTTGGCGATTCGCTAAGCAGTATCCGTCAAAATCGTGA
- a CDS encoding type II toxin-antitoxin system HicB family antitoxin: MKYLIVIEPTQSGFSAYSPDLPGCAATGATRDECEREMREAIEFHLDGLREEGQPVPMPSTSAAFVEVA; the protein is encoded by the coding sequence ATGAAGTACCTGATCGTCATCGAACCCACGCAGTCCGGCTTCTCCGCCTATTCGCCCGATCTGCCCGGCTGTGCGGCAACGGGCGCCACGCGAGACGAGTGCGAGCGCGAGATGCGCGAGGCGATCGAGTTTCACTTGGATGGCCTTCGCGAAGAAGGCCAGCCGGTCCCAATGCCGTCGACATCCGCGGCATTTGTCGAAGTCGCATAA
- the dnaN gene encoding DNA polymerase III subunit beta, with protein sequence MKVICNRGAFLEAISVAGNVVASRTPKPVLQCLKLTAENNTLTVAATDLEVAIRYTDAQVQVDEPGEILLPADKLRDIVRESIDDTLAIELGDGGANASIRGQDSHFKIFTQKASEFPPVPDFEGEADFTILGGALKQLIGQTLFAAAKESTRYAFNGVLVVAKGKKISLVSTDGRRLAMAKGDLVEDKLPKEGASAIIPAKALNLIDKLIDDPEEAVGFQMRENQVIFHTTSATLTSNLVEGQFPPYEDVIPKDTDKQMSAGTADFLSAIRRAALLTTEESKGVRMAFNKKGLVLTSRSPESGEATVNFPCKFEGTDVEIGFNPTFLTEALRVVDSDDITLDLTAANRPGLLKGGPNFLYVIMPVNLQ encoded by the coding sequence ATGAAAGTGATTTGCAATCGAGGCGCCTTCCTGGAGGCGATCAGTGTCGCCGGCAACGTCGTGGCATCGCGGACGCCCAAGCCGGTGCTGCAGTGCCTGAAGCTGACGGCTGAGAACAACACGCTCACCGTCGCCGCGACCGATCTCGAGGTGGCCATCCGGTACACCGACGCCCAGGTGCAGGTCGACGAGCCCGGCGAAATCCTCCTGCCGGCCGACAAGCTGCGCGACATCGTCCGCGAGAGCATCGACGACACCCTCGCAATCGAGCTCGGCGACGGTGGCGCCAACGCCAGCATTCGCGGGCAGGACTCGCACTTCAAGATCTTCACCCAGAAGGCCTCCGAGTTCCCGCCCGTGCCCGACTTTGAAGGCGAGGCCGACTTCACCATCCTCGGTGGCGCGCTGAAGCAGCTGATCGGCCAAACCCTGTTCGCTGCGGCTAAGGAAAGCACGCGCTACGCGTTCAACGGCGTGCTGGTGGTGGCTAAGGGCAAGAAAATCAGTCTGGTGAGCACCGATGGCCGCCGTCTGGCCATGGCCAAGGGCGATCTGGTTGAAGACAAGTTGCCGAAGGAAGGCGCCAGCGCGATCATTCCCGCCAAGGCGTTGAACCTGATCGACAAGCTGATCGACGACCCGGAGGAGGCCGTGGGCTTCCAGATGCGCGAGAACCAGGTGATCTTCCACACCACCAGCGCCACGCTGACGAGCAATCTGGTGGAAGGCCAGTTCCCGCCGTACGAGGACGTGATTCCGAAGGACACGGACAAGCAGATGAGCGCCGGCACCGCCGACTTCCTGTCCGCCATCCGCCGAGCCGCGTTGCTGACGACGGAGGAGAGTAAGGGCGTCCGCATGGCGTTCAACAAGAAGGGCCTGGTGCTGACCAGCCGCAGCCCAGAAAGCGGTGAGGCCACCGTCAACTTCCCCTGCAAGTTCGAAGGCACCGACGTGGAGATCGGCTTCAACCCCACGTTCCTGACCGAGGCGCTGCGCGTCGTCGACAGCGACGACATCACGCTGGACCTGACTGCCGCGAATCGGCCGGGGTTGCTCAAGGGTGGGCCGAATTTCCTGTATGTGATTATGCCGGTGAACTTGCAGTAA
- a CDS encoding metal ABC transporter permease gives MFGPTTNPAHPNVLLAAGAMAVACSLLSVFVILRRWALVGEGISHSGFGGAGTAWLAALVWPVMEQPFMPYAFAILFCLLAAVSIGWLSRRENVNTDAAIGIFLVASLAWGFLGQQVYVQTRHTQPPGWDTFLFGQLEHLTLRDAMASVFLCAAVLLVLVAMGKELLAYCYDPTLAETGGVRGSVVHYVLMILIAITMIIGMRITGSVLVPALLVLPGAAAVRLTRGLRPAFATSLVFGVVGTGLGLAAAAYWRSLPAGPSIVLALFAMFLVTLAIPRRA, from the coding sequence ATGTTCGGCCCCACAACCAATCCCGCCCATCCCAATGTCCTATTGGCCGCCGGCGCGATGGCGGTGGCATGCTCGCTGTTGAGCGTCTTCGTCATCCTGCGCCGTTGGGCGCTGGTGGGGGAGGGCATCAGCCATAGCGGGTTCGGTGGGGCGGGCACCGCATGGCTGGCGGCGCTGGTTTGGCCGGTGATGGAACAGCCGTTCATGCCATACGCGTTTGCGATCCTCTTCTGCCTGCTGGCGGCCGTCTCAATCGGTTGGCTGAGCCGGCGGGAAAACGTGAACACCGACGCCGCCATCGGCATCTTCCTCGTCGCCTCGCTCGCCTGGGGATTTTTAGGCCAACAGGTTTACGTTCAGACGCGCCACACCCAGCCGCCGGGGTGGGACACGTTTCTGTTCGGCCAGCTGGAACACCTGACGCTGCGCGACGCGATGGCGTCGGTCTTCCTGTGCGCCGCGGTGCTGCTGGTGCTGGTGGCGATGGGCAAGGAGCTGCTGGCCTACTGCTACGACCCCACGCTGGCCGAGACGGGCGGCGTCCGCGGATCGGTCGTGCATTACGTGCTGATGATCCTGATCGCGATCACGATGATCATCGGCATGCGCATCACCGGCAGCGTGCTGGTGCCGGCGCTGCTGGTCCTGCCCGGCGCCGCAGCGGTGCGACTGACCCGTGGCCTGCGACCGGCGTTCGCGACGTCGCTGGTGTTCGGCGTCGTCGGCACGGGGTTGGGCCTGGCCGCCGCGGCCTACTGGCGCAGCTTACCCGCGGGGCCGTCGATCGTGCTGGCGCTGTTTGCGATGTTTCTGGTGACGCTGGCGATTCCGCGGCGGGCGTAG
- a CDS encoding type II toxin-antitoxin system HicA family toxin produces the protein MKVRDVTRLIERDGWRHVRTRGSYRQFNHAERRGVVTVPRKPNDDLAPGTLNSILKQAGIK, from the coding sequence ATGAAGGTCCGCGACGTGACCCGGCTGATCGAGCGTGACGGCTGGCGACACGTCCGCACGCGTGGAAGCTATCGTCAGTTCAATCATGCCGAGCGACGTGGTGTTGTTACTGTGCCCCGCAAGCCGAACGACGACCTCGCGCCGGGCACGCTGAACAGCATTCTGAAGCAGGCAGGGATCAAATGA
- a CDS encoding DciA family protein → MPLNPQQHLDATLRRLARVKHRERKPIDPLGPEMVAFFKESVQKRQTKLAKVADCWGKLVPPSLNEHCSLESLSRGTLVVLVDTSSHLYDLKQLLLAGLQQQILLACASAGLKKITLKSGRWYDDGGAPGDRRPKFD, encoded by the coding sequence ATGCCCCTCAACCCCCAACAACACCTCGACGCCACGCTGCGGCGGCTGGCGCGCGTGAAGCATCGGGAGCGCAAGCCGATCGATCCGCTGGGGCCGGAGATGGTGGCGTTTTTCAAGGAATCGGTTCAGAAGCGGCAGACGAAGCTGGCGAAGGTGGCGGACTGTTGGGGGAAGCTGGTGCCGCCGTCGTTGAACGAGCATTGTTCGCTGGAGAGTTTGTCCCGCGGCACGCTAGTGGTGCTGGTCGACACGTCGAGCCATTTGTACGACCTGAAGCAGCTGCTGCTCGCGGGTTTGCAGCAGCAGATCCTGCTGGCATGTGCCTCGGCGGGGCTGAAGAAGATCACGTTGAAATCGGGCCGGTGGTACGACGACGGGGGCGCGCCGGGGGATCGCAGGCCGAAGTTCGATTAG
- a CDS encoding metal ABC transporter ATP-binding protein: MPLLEIANLDFAYGRTPVLRDINLTADEGSTLGVIGNNGGGKTTLLRLILGLRQPQRGTIRIGGYSPREAARRGDVFGYVPQNPAAPENFPISVRDVARLGLVGKTGLFRSPAATDLAFVDSLLERLGLASLHDAPVGSLSGGQLQRVYIARALACRPKLLVLDEPTTGVDRRGQQEFLQLLAELKREMNLTVIFVSHDLRAVTSMCDRIACLNVTLHYHDAPQHLPSDLVYRMFSCDLEAIGIGTMCNHPEHMTGKPVALNR, encoded by the coding sequence GTGCCGCTGCTGGAGATTGCCAATCTCGATTTCGCGTATGGCCGGACGCCGGTGTTGCGGGACATCAACCTTACCGCCGACGAGGGGTCGACGCTGGGGGTCATTGGCAACAACGGGGGGGGTAAGACGACCTTGCTCCGGCTCATCCTTGGGTTAAGGCAGCCGCAGCGGGGAACGATTCGCATCGGGGGCTACTCGCCGCGCGAGGCGGCCAGGCGGGGGGATGTGTTTGGGTACGTGCCGCAGAATCCGGCGGCGCCGGAGAACTTTCCGATCAGCGTGCGCGACGTGGCTCGATTGGGGTTGGTGGGGAAGACCGGCCTGTTTCGATCGCCGGCGGCCACTGATCTAGCGTTTGTCGATTCGTTGCTCGAACGGCTGGGACTCGCGTCGCTGCACGATGCGCCGGTGGGGTCGCTGTCGGGTGGGCAGTTGCAGCGGGTCTACATCGCCCGCGCGCTAGCGTGCCGGCCGAAGCTACTGGTGTTAGATGAGCCGACGACGGGCGTCGATCGCCGTGGGCAGCAGGAATTTTTGCAACTGCTTGCCGAACTCAAGCGTGAGATGAACCTGACGGTGATCTTCGTCAGCCATGACCTGCGGGCCGTTACCAGCATGTGCGACCGCATCGCGTGTTTGAACGTCACGCTGCACTATCACGATGCGCCGCAGCACTTGCCCAGCGACCTGGTCTATCGCATGTTCTCGTGCGACCTGGAGGCGATCGGCATCGGCACGATGTGCAACCATCCGGAGCACATGACCGGCAAACCGGTGGCGTTGAACCGTTGA